The following proteins are encoded in a genomic region of Mycobacterium kiyosense:
- a CDS encoding antibiotic biosynthesis monooxygenase gives MPVVVVATMTVKPESVDTVRDILTGAAGEVHEEPGCQLYSLHQTGETFVFVEQWADEEALKTHSTAPAIGKMFAAVGDHLAGAPDIKMLQPLPAGDPDKGQLRS, from the coding sequence ATGCCCGTCGTCGTCGTCGCCACCATGACCGTCAAGCCTGAATCGGTCGACACCGTCCGCGACATTCTCACCGGCGCCGCCGGCGAGGTGCACGAAGAGCCCGGCTGCCAGCTGTACTCGCTGCACCAGACCGGTGAGACCTTCGTCTTCGTCGAGCAGTGGGCCGACGAGGAGGCGCTCAAGACCCACAGCACCGCCCCCGCGATCGGCAAGATGTTCGCCGCCGTCGGCGATCACCTGGCCGGGGCTCCCGACATCAAGATGTTGCAGCCGCTTCCCGCTGGAGACCCCGACAAGGGCCAACTGCGCTCCTGA
- the ftsK gene encoding DNA translocase FtsK has product MLAGIAGGRAARATWMMAARGTGTAARSIGQARNIEPGHRRDGIALVLLGLAVIVAASSWFGAARPVGAWVDAGLRTFIGSAVVLLPLLAAAAAIVLMRTEPNPDARPRLILGSSLIALSFLGLRHLWSGSPEDPEMRRRAAGFIGFAIGGPLSDGLTPWIAAPLLFIGALFGLLLLTGITIREVPDALRSMFGTRMFQRDYDDYDDFAADDFAGDDADTVEVTPAEDFSDGYYDQSLDDVPKAWPSAQAPQTPGPEVQEPEDSVDSEAPTEPVLGRSRRRGGKAEKRGDQALDRVVEGPYTLPSLDLLVAGDPPKKRSAANTHMASAIGEVLTQFKVDAAVTGCTRGPTVTRYEVELGPGVKVEKITALQKNIAYAVATESVRMLAPIPGKSAVGIEVPNTDREMVRLADVLTAPSTRRDHHPLVIGLGKDIEGDFISANLAKMPHLLVAGSTGSGKSSFVNSMLVSLLTRATPEEVRMILIDPKMVELTPYEGIPHLITPIITQPKKAAAALAWLVEEMEQRYQDMQASRVRHIDDFNAKVRSGDITTPLGSQREYRPYPYVLAIVDELADLMMTAPRDVEDAIVRITQKARAAGIHLVLATQRPSVDVVTGLIKTNVPSRLAFATSSLTDSRVILDQAGAEKLIGMGDGLFLPMGASKPIRLQGAYITDEEIQAVVAACKDQAEPEYTDGVTAAKPTGERADVDPDIGDDMDVFLQAVELVVSSQFGSTSMLQRKLRVGFAKAGRLMDLMETRGIVGPSEGSKAREVLVKPDELAGTLALIRGGANADGGDAE; this is encoded by the coding sequence GTGCTGGCGGGAATCGCCGGGGGCCGGGCGGCCCGCGCCACCTGGATGATGGCCGCCCGAGGCACCGGCACCGCCGCACGGTCGATCGGCCAGGCTCGCAACATCGAACCCGGCCACCGACGCGACGGCATCGCGCTGGTGCTGCTCGGTCTGGCCGTCATCGTCGCCGCCAGCTCGTGGTTCGGCGCCGCCCGGCCGGTCGGCGCGTGGGTGGACGCCGGATTGCGCACCTTCATCGGTTCGGCGGTCGTGCTGCTGCCGCTACTGGCCGCCGCCGCGGCGATCGTGCTGATGCGCACCGAACCCAACCCCGACGCGCGGCCGCGGCTGATCCTGGGATCCAGCCTGATCGCCCTGTCTTTCCTCGGGCTGCGCCACCTGTGGTCGGGATCGCCCGAGGATCCCGAAATGCGCCGGCGGGCGGCCGGCTTCATCGGCTTCGCCATCGGTGGTCCGCTCTCGGACGGGCTGACGCCGTGGATCGCGGCCCCGCTGCTGTTCATCGGCGCGTTGTTCGGGCTGCTGCTGCTGACGGGCATCACCATCCGCGAAGTGCCCGACGCCCTGCGCAGCATGTTCGGCACCCGGATGTTCCAGCGCGACTACGACGACTACGACGACTTTGCCGCAGACGACTTCGCCGGCGACGACGCGGACACCGTCGAAGTGACGCCGGCCGAGGACTTCTCCGACGGCTACTACGACCAGTCCCTCGACGACGTCCCCAAGGCGTGGCCGTCGGCGCAAGCCCCGCAGACCCCGGGTCCCGAAGTCCAGGAGCCCGAAGACTCAGTCGATTCCGAGGCTCCGACGGAGCCCGTCCTCGGGCGGTCGCGGCGGCGCGGCGGCAAAGCCGAAAAGCGGGGCGATCAAGCGCTCGACCGCGTCGTCGAGGGCCCCTACACGCTGCCGTCGCTGGATCTGCTGGTGGCCGGGGATCCGCCGAAGAAGCGCAGCGCCGCCAATACGCACATGGCCAGCGCCATCGGCGAGGTGCTCACCCAGTTCAAGGTCGACGCCGCCGTCACCGGATGCACCCGCGGTCCCACGGTCACCCGCTACGAGGTCGAACTCGGACCCGGCGTCAAGGTGGAGAAGATCACCGCGCTGCAAAAGAACATCGCCTACGCGGTGGCCACCGAGAGCGTGCGCATGCTGGCCCCCATCCCGGGCAAGTCCGCGGTCGGCATCGAGGTCCCCAACACCGACCGCGAAATGGTGCGGCTCGCCGACGTACTCACCGCGCCGTCCACCCGCCGCGACCACCACCCGCTGGTGATCGGGCTGGGCAAAGACATCGAAGGCGACTTCATCTCGGCCAACCTGGCCAAGATGCCGCACCTGCTGGTCGCCGGCTCCACCGGATCCGGCAAATCCAGCTTCGTCAACTCCATGCTGGTGTCGCTGCTGACCCGGGCCACCCCCGAAGAGGTCAGGATGATCCTGATCGACCCCAAAATGGTGGAACTCACGCCCTATGAAGGCATTCCGCACCTGATCACGCCGATCATCACCCAGCCCAAGAAGGCCGCCGCCGCGCTGGCGTGGCTGGTCGAGGAGATGGAGCAGCGCTACCAGGACATGCAGGCCTCCCGGGTGCGGCACATCGACGACTTCAACGCCAAGGTGCGCTCCGGGGACATCACCACGCCGCTGGGCAGCCAGCGTGAATACCGCCCGTACCCCTATGTGCTGGCCATTGTCGACGAGCTGGCCGACCTGATGATGACCGCACCGCGCGACGTCGAGGACGCGATCGTGCGGATCACGCAGAAGGCCCGCGCCGCCGGCATCCACCTGGTGCTGGCCACCCAGCGGCCCTCGGTGGACGTCGTCACCGGGCTGATCAAGACCAACGTGCCGTCCCGGCTGGCGTTCGCCACGTCGTCGCTCACCGACAGCCGGGTGATCCTGGACCAGGCCGGCGCGGAAAAGCTGATCGGGATGGGCGACGGCCTGTTCCTGCCGATGGGGGCGAGCAAGCCGATCCGGCTGCAGGGCGCCTACATCACCGACGAGGAGATCCAGGCCGTCGTCGCCGCCTGCAAGGACCAGGCCGAGCCGGAATACACCGACGGCGTGACCGCCGCGAAACCGACCGGGGAACGCGCCGACGTCGACCCCGACATCGGCGACGACATGGATGTCTTCCTGCAGGCGGTGGAGTTGGTGGTGTCCAGCCAGTTCGGCTCGACCTCGATGCTGCAGCGCAAGTTGCGGGTGGGCTTCGCCAAGGCGGGCCGGCTGATGGACCTGATGGAGACCCGCGGCATCGTCGGGCCTTCGGAGGGCTCCAAAGCGCGCGAGGTGCTGGTCAAGCCCGACGAGTTGGCCGGGACGCTGGCGCTGATCCGCGGCGGGGCGAACGCCGACGGCGGCGACGCCGAGTAG
- the thyX gene encoding flavin-dependent thymidylate synthase — MAARAKVSAVAETAPLRVQLIAKTDFLAPPDVPWTTDSPDVQGGSALVEFAGRACYQSWSKPNPRTATNAGYIKHIIDVGHFSVLEHASVSFYITGVSRSCTHELIRHRHFSYSQLSQRYVPEYESQVVVPPGMEDDPELREILTAAADASRATYTELLTKLEAKFADQPNAVLRRKQARQAARAVLPNATETRIVVTGNYRAWRHFIAMRASEHADVEIRRLAIACLRQLVDVAPAVFADFEITRLADGTEVATSPFATEA; from the coding sequence GTGGCCGCGCGGGCTAAGGTGAGCGCCGTGGCCGAGACCGCGCCGCTACGCGTGCAACTGATCGCCAAGACCGACTTCCTGGCGCCCCCCGACGTCCCCTGGACCACGGACAGCCCTGACGTGCAAGGGGGCTCCGCACTGGTCGAGTTCGCCGGTCGCGCCTGCTATCAGAGCTGGTCCAAACCCAATCCTCGGACCGCGACCAACGCCGGCTACATCAAGCACATCATCGACGTCGGGCATTTTTCGGTGCTCGAGCACGCCAGCGTCTCGTTCTACATCACCGGCGTCTCCCGCTCCTGCACCCACGAACTGATCCGGCACCGGCATTTCTCCTATTCGCAGCTCTCGCAGCGCTACGTGCCCGAATACGAGTCCCAGGTCGTGGTCCCGCCCGGCATGGAGGACGACCCCGAGCTGCGGGAGATCCTGACGGCGGCCGCAGACGCCAGCCGCGCCACCTACACCGAGCTGCTGACCAAGCTGGAAGCCAAGTTCGCTGACCAACCCAACGCGGTGTTGCGGCGCAAACAAGCCCGCCAGGCCGCCCGCGCGGTACTGCCGAACGCCACCGAAACTCGGATCGTCGTGACCGGCAACTATCGGGCCTGGCGGCACTTCATCGCCATGCGGGCCAGCGAGCACGCCGACGTCGAGATCCGGCGGCTGGCTATCGCCTGCCTGCGCCAGCTGGTCGACGTCGCGCCTGCGGTTTTCGCCGACTTCGAGATCACCAGGCTCGCGGACGGCACGGAAGTCGCCACGAGTCCTTTCGCGACCGAAGCCTGA
- a CDS encoding amino acid acetyltransferase, producing MHVTQSRRDNQPVVRRARTSDVPAIKHLVDTYSGRILLEKNLVTLYESVQEFWVAEHPEIEGKVVGCGALHVFWADLGEIRTVAVDPAMTGHGIGHAIVNRLLEVARELELQRLFVLTFETEFFARHGFTEIEGTPVTAEVFEEMCRSYDIGVAEFLDLSYVKPNTLGNSRMLLVL from the coding sequence TTGCACGTGACCCAAAGTCGACGGGACAACCAGCCGGTGGTCCGGCGGGCGCGGACTTCCGACGTTCCCGCCATCAAGCATCTCGTCGACACCTATTCGGGCCGAATCCTGCTGGAAAAGAATCTCGTCACGCTTTACGAGTCCGTCCAGGAGTTCTGGGTCGCCGAGCACCCGGAAATCGAGGGCAAGGTCGTCGGTTGCGGGGCACTGCACGTGTTTTGGGCGGACTTGGGCGAGATCCGGACCGTCGCGGTCGATCCGGCGATGACCGGCCACGGCATCGGCCACGCGATCGTCAACAGGCTGCTCGAGGTAGCCCGGGAGCTGGAGCTGCAGCGACTGTTCGTGTTGACCTTCGAGACCGAGTTCTTCGCCAGGCACGGTTTCACCGAGATCGAGGGCACCCCGGTCACCGCCGAGGTGTTCGAGGAGATGTGCCGCTCCTACGACATCGGCGTGGCCGAATTCCTGGATCTGAGTTACGTCAAACCCAACACGCTGGGTAATTCCCGGATGCTGCTGGTCCTGTAG
- a CDS encoding 3-ketoacyl-ACP reductase produces MSRALEGKVAFVTGAARGQGRAYAVRLAADGADVIAVDLCGQIDSVPYPLGTAEDLAVTVKQVEDTGARIVARQADVRDRDALAAALQEGLDEFGRLDIVIANAGIAPMQSADGWRDVIDVNLTGAYHTVDVAIPALVAHGDGGSIVLISSAAGLAGVGSADAGSIGYAAAKHGMVGLMRLYANLLAKHDIRVNSVHPSGVDTPMINNKFIRQWLADMVAESGSAPGMTNALPVQILQPDDIANAVAWLVSDQARYITGVTLPVDAGSVNKR; encoded by the coding sequence ATGAGTCGCGCGCTCGAAGGCAAGGTCGCCTTCGTCACCGGCGCCGCGCGCGGCCAGGGCCGTGCCTACGCGGTCCGGTTGGCCGCCGACGGCGCCGACGTGATCGCGGTCGACCTGTGCGGCCAGATCGACAGCGTCCCCTACCCGCTGGGCACCGCCGAGGATCTGGCCGTCACCGTCAAGCAGGTCGAGGACACCGGTGCGCGCATCGTGGCCCGCCAAGCCGACGTCCGGGACCGCGACGCGCTGGCGGCGGCGCTGCAAGAAGGTCTGGACGAGTTCGGCCGGCTCGACATCGTGATAGCCAATGCCGGTATCGCGCCGATGCAGTCCGCAGACGGCTGGCGCGATGTCATCGACGTGAACCTCACTGGCGCCTACCACACCGTCGACGTCGCGATTCCTGCTCTGGTCGCGCACGGCGACGGAGGTTCGATCGTGCTGATCAGCTCGGCCGCCGGACTGGCCGGCGTCGGCAGCGCCGACGCCGGCTCCATCGGCTATGCCGCCGCCAAACACGGGATGGTCGGACTGATGCGCTTGTACGCCAATCTGCTTGCCAAACATGACATTCGGGTCAACTCGGTGCATCCGTCCGGGGTCGACACACCGATGATCAACAACAAGTTCATCCGCCAGTGGCTGGCCGACATGGTCGCCGAATCGGGTTCGGCCCCGGGAATGACCAATGCACTGCCGGTGCAGATTCTGCAGCCCGACGACATCGCCAACGCGGTAGCTTGGCTGGTGTCCGACCAGGCCCGCTACATCACCGGGGTCACGCTGCCGGTTGACGCGGGTTCGGTGAACAAGAGGTAG
- a CDS encoding S-adenosyl-L-methionine-dependent methyltransferase — MSRNPAARTAFGPMVLAAVEQNESADRRLIDDDLAELFLPIPMRLLVATTHWPTVRGALIRASEWTGRGLWANIACRKRFIGDKLAEALDDIDAVVILGAGLDTQAYRLNRQVRKPVFEVDLPVNIARKAKTVRRVLGELPLSVRLVALNFERDDLLTALAEHGYLPDYRAFFIWEGVTQYLTEQAVRTTLEGLRPTAPGSRLVFTYVRRDFIDGTNRYGTRTLYRSVRGRKKLWHFGLDPDEVAQFLNEYGWRLVEQLGPDELSERYVAPTGRKLATSQIEWSAYAEKT, encoded by the coding sequence ATGTCCCGAAACCCCGCCGCGCGCACCGCATTCGGGCCGATGGTGCTGGCCGCCGTCGAGCAGAACGAGTCGGCCGATCGCAGGCTGATCGACGATGATCTCGCCGAACTGTTTCTGCCGATACCGATGCGCCTGCTCGTCGCCACGACACACTGGCCGACAGTCCGCGGCGCGCTGATCCGCGCCTCGGAGTGGACCGGCCGCGGGCTATGGGCCAATATCGCTTGCCGCAAACGATTTATCGGCGACAAACTCGCCGAGGCTCTCGACGATATCGACGCGGTGGTGATCCTCGGCGCCGGCCTGGACACCCAGGCGTACCGGTTGAACCGCCAGGTCCGCAAGCCTGTCTTCGAGGTGGACCTGCCGGTCAACATCGCCCGCAAGGCCAAAACGGTACGACGGGTGCTGGGCGAACTGCCACTCTCGGTTCGGTTGGTGGCGTTGAACTTCGAACGCGACGACCTGCTGACCGCACTGGCCGAGCACGGCTACCTCCCCGACTACCGGGCGTTCTTCATCTGGGAGGGAGTCACCCAATACCTCACCGAGCAAGCGGTACGCACCACGTTGGAGGGGCTGCGCCCGACGGCACCGGGCAGCCGCCTGGTGTTCACCTACGTCCGTCGCGACTTCATCGACGGCACCAACCGATACGGAACCCGCACCTTGTACCGGTCGGTCCGTGGACGAAAGAAGTTGTGGCACTTCGGTCTTGATCCCGACGAAGTCGCGCAGTTCTTGAACGAATACGGCTGGCGACTGGTGGAGCAACTCGGGCCCGACGAACTCAGCGAGCGCTACGTCGCGCCCACCGGGCGCAAACTGGCGACTTCCCAGATCGAATGGTCGGCATACGCCGAGAAGACCTAA
- the dapA gene encoding 4-hydroxy-tetrahydrodipicolinate synthase: MSTVGFDAPARLGTLLTAMVTPFDADGALDAKTAARVATHLVDQGCDGLVVSGTTGESPTTTDDEKRELLRVVLDAVGDRARIIAGAGTYDTAHSIKLAKAAAQEGAHGLLVVTPYYSRPPQSGLRAHFTAVADATDLPVVLYDIPPRSIVPIEPDTLRALAAHPNIVAVKDAKADLHGGGQIIAETGLAYYSGDDALNLPWLAMGATGFISVISHLAAGQLRELLSAFNSGDIATARKINVALGPLCNAMARLGGVTLSKAGLRLQGIDAGGPRLPQVAATPEQLDALAADMRAASVLR; encoded by the coding sequence GTGAGCACCGTCGGATTCGATGCCCCAGCGCGGCTGGGAACCTTGCTGACCGCGATGGTGACACCATTCGACGCCGACGGCGCCCTGGACGCCAAGACCGCGGCCCGGGTGGCCACGCACCTGGTGGATCAGGGGTGCGACGGGCTGGTGGTCTCGGGCACCACCGGTGAGTCGCCGACCACCACCGACGACGAGAAGCGCGAACTGCTGCGGGTCGTTCTCGACGCGGTGGGGGACCGGGCCCGGATCATCGCCGGTGCAGGCACCTACGACACCGCGCACAGCATCAAACTGGCCAAGGCAGCGGCGCAAGAGGGCGCGCACGGACTCTTGGTGGTCACTCCGTACTACTCGCGGCCGCCGCAGAGCGGGCTGCGGGCCCATTTCACCGCCGTCGCCGACGCCACCGACCTGCCGGTCGTGCTCTACGACATTCCGCCGCGCTCGATCGTGCCGATCGAGCCCGACACCCTGCGCGCGCTGGCGGCCCACCCCAATATCGTCGCGGTCAAAGACGCCAAGGCCGACCTGCACGGCGGCGGGCAGATCATCGCCGAAACCGGTCTGGCCTACTACTCCGGCGACGACGCGCTCAACCTGCCCTGGCTGGCCATGGGCGCCACCGGCTTCATCAGCGTGATCTCCCATCTGGCCGCGGGTCAGCTACGAGAATTGTTGTCCGCCTTCAATTCCGGCGACATCGCCACCGCCCGCAAAATCAACGTCGCGCTGGGTCCGTTGTGCAACGCGATGGCAAGGCTGGGCGGAGTCACGCTGTCCAAGGCCGGTCTGCGGTTACAGGGCATCGACGCCGGCGGCCCACGGTTGCCCCAGGTCGCCGCCACCCCCGAGCAACTCGACGCGCTGGCCGCGGACATGCGCGCGGCGTCCGTTCTCAGGTGA
- a CDS encoding transcriptional regulator produces the protein MEESAMTSLVREVIGDVLRGARTSQGRTLREVSDSARVSLGYLSEVERGRKEPSSELLNSICDALQVPLSQVLIDAGERMAGEERSSARLDAGAATIDVSTKVVIPPVVALAVA, from the coding sequence ATGGAGGAGAGCGCGATGACGTCACTGGTGCGCGAGGTCATTGGCGACGTGCTGCGGGGGGCCCGGACATCTCAGGGCCGGACGCTGCGCGAGGTGTCCGATTCGGCGCGGGTAAGCCTCGGGTATCTGTCGGAAGTCGAGCGCGGTCGCAAGGAACCCTCCAGCGAGCTGCTCAACTCGATCTGCGACGCGCTGCAAGTCCCGTTGTCGCAGGTGCTCATCGACGCCGGCGAGCGGATGGCCGGTGAGGAGCGCAGCAGCGCACGCCTCGACGCCGGGGCCGCCACCATCGATGTCAGCACCAAAGTCGTCATTCCGCCGGTGGTCGCGCTGGCCGTCGCCTGA
- the rnj gene encoding ribonuclease J, giving the protein MNEELAPPGPLPAGGLRVTALGGISEIGRNMTVFEHLGRLLIIDCGVMFPTHDEPGVDLILPDLRHIEDRLDDIEALVLTHAHEDHIGAIPFLLKLRPDIPVVGSRFTLALVAAKCREHRIKPVFVEVKEGQSSRHGVFECEYFAVNHSIPDALAIAVYTGAGTVLHTGDIKLDQLPLDGRPTDLPGMSRLGDAGVDLFLCDSTNAEHPGVGPSESEIGPTLHRLIRGADGRVIVACFASNVDRVQQIIDAAVALGRRVSFVGRSMVRNMAIARELGFLRVADTDLVDIAAAEMLPPDQVVLVTTGTQGEPMAALSRMSRGEHRSITLTSGDLIVLSSSLIPGNEEAVYGVIDALAKIGARVVTNAQARVHVSGHAYAGELLFLYNGVRPRHVMPVHGTWRHLRANAKLAASTGVPQESILLAENGVSVDLVAGKAVVAGAVPVGKMFVDGLITGDVGEITLGERLILTEGFVAVTVVVKRGTAKPVVPPHLHSRGFSEDPKALEPVVRKVEAELESLAANNVVDPIRIAQGVRRTVGKWVGETYRRQPMIVPTVLEV; this is encoded by the coding sequence GTGAACGAAGAACTCGCCCCACCAGGTCCCCTGCCCGCGGGCGGGCTGCGGGTCACAGCGCTCGGTGGGATCAGCGAAATCGGCCGCAACATGACGGTTTTCGAGCATCTCGGCCGGCTGCTCATCATCGATTGCGGGGTGATGTTCCCCACCCACGACGAGCCCGGCGTCGACCTGATCCTGCCCGACCTGCGTCACATCGAAGACCGCCTCGACGACATCGAGGCGCTGGTGCTCACCCACGCGCACGAGGACCACATCGGGGCGATCCCGTTCCTGCTCAAGCTGCGTCCCGACATCCCGGTCGTCGGCTCCAGATTCACCCTGGCGCTGGTTGCCGCCAAATGCCGGGAGCACCGGATCAAGCCGGTGTTCGTCGAGGTCAAGGAGGGGCAGAGCAGCCGGCACGGCGTGTTCGAATGCGAGTACTTCGCGGTCAACCACTCCATTCCCGACGCGCTGGCGATCGCCGTCTACACCGGTGCGGGCACCGTGCTGCACACCGGCGACATCAAACTCGACCAACTGCCGCTGGATGGCCGACCCACCGATCTGCCCGGCATGTCACGCCTCGGCGACGCCGGCGTCGATCTGTTCCTGTGCGACTCGACCAACGCCGAGCACCCCGGCGTCGGGCCGTCGGAAAGTGAGATCGGCCCGACTTTGCACCGGTTGATCCGCGGCGCCGACGGGCGGGTGATCGTGGCATGCTTCGCCTCCAACGTCGACCGGGTGCAGCAGATCATCGATGCCGCAGTGGCTTTGGGCCGCCGGGTTTCGTTCGTGGGCCGATCGATGGTGCGCAACATGGCCATTGCGCGTGAGTTGGGCTTCCTGCGGGTCGCCGACACCGACCTGGTCGACATCGCGGCGGCCGAGATGTTGCCACCCGACCAGGTGGTCCTGGTCACCACCGGTACCCAGGGTGAACCGATGGCGGCGCTGTCGCGGATGTCGCGCGGCGAGCATCGCAGCATCACCCTGACATCGGGGGACCTGATCGTGTTGTCCTCGTCGCTGATTCCGGGTAACGAGGAGGCGGTCTACGGCGTCATCGACGCGCTGGCCAAAATCGGGGCTCGTGTCGTCACCAACGCCCAAGCGCGCGTGCATGTTTCGGGCCATGCTTACGCCGGGGAACTGCTCTTCCTGTACAACGGGGTGCGGCCGCGTCACGTCATGCCGGTGCACGGAACCTGGCGGCACCTGCGAGCCAACGCCAAGCTGGCCGCCAGCACCGGCGTGCCCCAGGAGTCGATCCTGTTGGCGGAGAACGGCGTCAGCGTCGACCTGGTCGCCGGCAAAGCCGTGGTGGCCGGCGCGGTTCCGGTCGGCAAGATGTTCGTCGACGGCTTGATCACCGGCGACGTCGGCGAGATCACGCTGGGGGAGCGGCTGATTCTGACCGAGGGTTTCGTCGCGGTGACCGTCGTGGTCAAGCGCGGCACCGCAAAGCCGGTGGTGCCGCCGCATCTGCATTCGCGCGGGTTCTCCGAAGATCCGAAAGCGCTTGAGCCGGTGGTGCGTAAGGTCGAAGCGGAGCTGGAATCGCTGGCGGCCAACAACGTCGTCGACCCGATCCGGATCGCGCAGGGTGTGCGCCGCACGGTGGGCAAGTGGGTGGGCGAGACGTATCGCCGTCAACCCATGATCGTGCCGACCGTCCTGGAGGTTTAG
- the vapB1 gene encoding putative antitoxin VapB1 yields MATIQIREIPEDAYLVIRNRARAAGRSLQSYMRDWVVDFANRPTPAEALEEMAAARKAGDTPAATTESILADLAEDRR; encoded by the coding sequence GTGGCGACCATACAGATCCGGGAAATCCCCGAGGATGCCTACCTGGTCATCCGAAATCGTGCCCGCGCCGCGGGGCGATCGCTGCAGTCGTACATGCGCGACTGGGTGGTCGATTTCGCCAACCGCCCCACTCCGGCTGAGGCGCTGGAAGAAATGGCGGCGGCACGGAAGGCGGGCGATACTCCGGCCGCCACAACGGAATCCATCCTCGCCGATTTGGCCGAAGACCGGCGGTGA
- the vapc1 gene encoding ribonuclease VapC, protein MKDFVIDASALVLSLVGKTAAADALRQRLPQMRRHAPHLIDAEVGNVLRRHERAGLISAREAETALRMLDALVDNRYPHAGMLARRAWEMRHHVSFYDELYAALAGHLDIPLLTADARLDRAAGLACRVEVVG, encoded by the coding sequence GTGAAGGACTTTGTCATCGATGCGTCGGCATTAGTGCTGAGCCTGGTCGGTAAGACCGCCGCAGCGGACGCGTTGCGGCAGCGGCTGCCTCAGATGCGCCGACATGCGCCGCACCTGATCGACGCGGAGGTGGGAAATGTGCTGCGCCGTCACGAGCGGGCCGGGCTCATAAGCGCCAGAGAAGCTGAAACGGCGCTGCGGATGCTCGATGCACTGGTAGACAACCGCTACCCACATGCCGGGATGTTGGCTCGCCGAGCGTGGGAAATGCGGCACCACGTCAGCTTCTACGACGAGCTTTATGCAGCCCTTGCCGGACATCTTGACATCCCGCTACTCACTGCGGATGCCCGCCTCGATCGCGCGGCAGGCCTGGCATGTCGCGTCGAAGTGGTCGGATGA
- a CDS encoding 35 kDa protein — MANPFVKAWKYLMALFNSKIDEHADPKVQIQQAIEEAQRTHQALTQQAAQVIGNQRQLEMRLNRQLADIEKLQVNVRQALTLADQATAAGDAAKATEYNNAAEAFAAQLVTAEQSVEDLKTLHDQALQAAGQAKKAVERNAMVLQQKIAERTKLLSQLEQAKMQEQVSASLRSMSELAAPGNTPSLDEVRDKIERRYANAIGSAELAQNSVQGRMLEVEQAGVQMAGHSRLEQIRASMRGDALPAGGTPAPGVNTTTPATGAAGPVPEQPYGQQ; from the coding sequence ATGGCCAATCCGTTCGTCAAGGCGTGGAAATACCTGATGGCGCTGTTCAACTCGAAGATCGACGAGCACGCCGACCCCAAAGTGCAGATCCAGCAGGCCATCGAGGAAGCCCAGCGCACCCACCAGGCGCTAACCCAGCAGGCCGCGCAGGTCATCGGCAATCAGCGTCAGCTTGAGATGCGGCTCAACCGGCAGCTGGCCGACATCGAGAAGTTGCAGGTCAACGTGCGTCAGGCGCTGACGCTGGCCGACCAGGCCACTGCCGCCGGAGATGCCGCCAAGGCCACCGAGTACAACAACGCCGCAGAGGCCTTCGCCGCGCAGCTGGTCACCGCCGAGCAGTCCGTCGAAGACCTCAAAACCCTGCACGACCAGGCTTTGCAAGCCGCGGGCCAGGCCAAGAAGGCGGTTGAACGCAACGCGATGGTGCTGCAGCAGAAGATCGCCGAGCGCACCAAGCTGCTCAGCCAGCTCGAGCAGGCCAAGATGCAGGAGCAGGTCAGCGCGTCGCTGCGGTCAATGAGCGAGCTCGCCGCGCCGGGCAACACCCCCAGCCTCGACGAGGTGCGCGACAAGATTGAACGCCGATACGCCAACGCGATCGGATCCGCCGAACTCGCCCAGAACTCCGTGCAGGGCCGCATGCTCGAAGTCGAACAGGCCGGCGTCCAGATGGCCGGGCACTCGCGGCTCGAGCAGATCCGCGCCTCGATGCGCGGCGACGCACTGCCGGCCGGGGGGACGCCTGCACCCGGCGTGAACACCACCACGCCCGCCACCGGGGCCGCCGGACCTGTTCCTGAGCAGCCCTACGGTCAGCAATAG